Within Vicinamibacteria bacterium, the genomic segment GGCGAAGAAACGAGTCGAGCCATTCTCCGACAGCCACCGGCGACTCGTCTCGAGCATGACCGCGTCTTCGTAGGCAAAATAGTTCGCTCGCTCGAAACCGTCGGCGTCCATCGATTCCCCAGCGAAGAAATCTCGATAGCCGAAATTGGCGACGAGCTCTCCGCGCCGCTCGAATCGCTCCGTGGCGGACTGGAAGAAGACCGTCCGGTAGCCCTCGGTCTCGAGAAGCTCGGGCAGACAGGTGGCGGGCACGAGTCCGGGCAGCACCTCGGTCAACTCGCGTATCGGCCGGGGCTCGATGCCGCACAGGATCGAAATGAGCGCCTTCGACGTGTGAGGAATCGTCGAGTAAGCGCGCTCCACCACCAGTCCACGCCCCGCCAGGTCGGCGAGAAACGGTGTCGTCGGGAGCTCGGGAGAATGGAGGGTGGTGGCCGAGGCCCCGGTGGACTCCAGGATGATCACGACGGCGTTGAGCGGTCTCGATCGATCGCGCCGTTCGAGCTCGACATCGATCGGGGGTCTTGGCGCCGCCGCGTCGCCCTCCCCCGGAATCAGGTCCCTCCCGGGGGCGGTGGCGATGAGCTGCACCACGGGGTCCCGCGCGAATGGGCTATCGAGATTCGCTCGAGCGGAAATGACGGGCAGGACACACAAGACCGCGCCCAGTGGTCCGAGGGGACGACGGAGGAGAGACAGCAAATCGAGCGAAGGATGGGTCCCTGCGGGTGGTCGACCTCGGCGGGCCGCCTCGGTGAGAAGAAACGGCCCGACGCAGAGATAGCCCAGGACGAGCCCGTATTGCACCCACGGCGTCTCGCTCGCCATCACGACGCGATTCTCGGCGAAGTTCGCAAAGGCGAACACGACCAGCCCGAAGTCCAGCACCGTGCCGGTCGCGTCGAAGTAACGATGCGCGCCGGTCGTGATGATCGCGTACAGAAGACACGAAACGTGCATCGCGACCAGAACCGGCCAGCGAAGTCGCGACCGCCATGCCCGAAGCGCCAAGGCGACCCAAAGGGTCGCAAACCCGAGGTTGAACAGGAGGTCCGATCGGAGAACCTGCCAGGTGCCGGCTACGTCCGGATGCGCGGCTACCCGCGTAATCTTGAGAGCCAGGTTGTAGACGGTGAGAAAACCGAAGAGGCAGAGAAGGTAGAATCCCTGAGAATGGGCCGAGAGTCGGCTACGTTGCGACATGCCGCGCGAAAAGCTCCCTCTCACGCCCCCTCCGTCGTCGAAAGAGGTGGCCGAGAGAAAAAGATTCTACCATCGCGCTATTGCCCGTGAGGCGAATCTAGAATGCAGACGTCCAACGCCATGCAGACGTTTCGTGAGGGCCTCATCAGTCGATACCTTGCGCCCGGCGACAGCTTGTCCGAGATTCTCTTCGGGATCATCATGACGCTGACCTTCACGCTGGGCGCAGGCGTGCTGGTTCGCGAAGGACCGGACGCCGCCCGCGAGCTCCTCGCGGCGACCGTTGGGTGCAACGTGGCGTGGGGACTCATCGACGGGATCATGTATCTGGGCGGCATGCGGTTCGAGCGAGCCAGGCGGGCGCGTCTCCGGGACGCGATCCGCGGGGCGGCGAGCGCGGAGCGCGCGGCCCGCCTCGTCGCGGGTGAGCTCGACGAGATCCTCGAGCACGTGACGGACCCGAGCGAGCGCGCCGCCCTGTACCGAAGGATCGTGCGCGCCGTCCAACAAAGAGAGCCCCCTTCCGCACGGCTCAACCGGGAAGACGTCTTCGGCGCCGTCGCAAGCTTCTGGCTGGTATTCTTCTCCAGCGTCCCCGCAGCCGTTCCCTTTCTCTTCATCGATAACGCTTGGGTGGCCCTCAGGGTCTCGAACGCGATCCTGATCGGCTCGTTGTTCCTGGTCGGATATCGCTGGGCGCGGCACACGAACCTCCCGCCGTTACGCGCCGGCTTGGCGCTCATGATTGGAGGAATGCTGCTGGTGATCGTCGCCATCGCGCTCGGCGGTTGATTCGAAATCAGAACTCGTAGCCCGCCGCGTAGGCGAAGACCTGGTCCTCCGTCCGATCGGGATTGAACCAGTGAAATGCGAACGACAGCTTCGCGTGGGAGAGCTCGATCAGCAGGCCTCGCTGGAGGTCGAGGCCGGTGTCGTAAGTCCTCGTCCGCTGCACCACAAGGCCGAACCGCAGCCAATCGACTGGAGCGAGCGTGGCCTCGCTCCAGGTGTAGAGGAAGCTCGCGTCGCTGTCCTCGAGGTCGAGGACGTACTCCGACTCCGCGTAGAGCGCGAGCCGGCGCCAGGCGATCTCGATCTCCGCACCGGGCGCGACGCCGTTGGTGCTCCCGGCCACGATGCCGAGCATCGGAACCGCCGTGAACGAGACGTTCTCTCCGAAATCGAAGCTTCTCCCGACGAAGAGCGAGCCGGTCTCGAGGTCCTCGTAGTTGTACCGCGCTTCGAGATGCAAGCCACCCCGGTCCGCGTAGAAGATTGGCGAGATGTAAGGGCTGTCCTTGGGCGGATCGAAAACGAATGCCGAGAGTGCGAAAGACCAATCCTCGGAGGCGGCGGGAGTTGCAGTGGCAACGACGGCGACGAGCCACAGCGCTCTTCGCAAACCCATGGGCACGGGATTCGGCATCAATCGCAAAAACGGAAAGGACTCAACCCATTCGATTCTACGCTGCCGGACGGTTTCGCGCTGCCATTTTCGAACCGCTGAGACGAAGCGACAATCCGGTAGGCCCCCGTTGTTCTCGGGATTGAGGGCGCTCGCGTGCCAGAGCTCTCAGCCGGTGTCAGGATCGTGCCCGGTGACCGCATCCCGCTAGTGACGACGAGTTCGTATTGCCGTCGTAAGGGATAAGGATCGACGCCGCGTCTCGACCGGGTATCGAGGAAGAAGCACCAATCGACTTCACCGAGGATCGGGGAGACGTCGAAGAACCTTTCTTGTCGAATCGTCTTGACCGTGATCGGAGCGGTTCCAACGACACGCGCTTCGCGGATCTCGTTCCGCGAACGTCCCGAATCGAGCTCGGAAGTGTCGATCCCATCGTCGATTTCGAGTGGGGCATGAGCTCCGGTATTGAAAGCGATAAGTTCAGGGCAGGCTTGGACCGGGCGGGTCAGCCGGCCGTAACCGGAGCTCATCGATTCTACGTTCGAAGCGATGACGTAGTGAGGCTCGGGGTAAAGGGACGTCTTGCGTCCGTCGATCCGCTCGATCCGGGAACGGTCTCCCCGTGACGTCGAAACGCCGGTTTTGACCTGGAACCCCGCAGTCTACGCGAGCCTGGGCGTGATGGCCGCGAGCCCGGACGTCGACTTCGGTGAGCTCGATGGACAAACCGAGGTCGCACCGTTTCATCCGATCGCGGCCTCGGGAACGATCACTGTGCAGAGCGCGCCCTCTTCGTTTCATTGGGAGTGCCGAGCGAGGGCACGACGGTCATCGGGCGGCTCGCGACATCATCGGCGAGGCCGGAGGTTTCGCGTACCCCAAGGATTAGACGATGGCGGAGCTGGCGGCTTCCGCTCGTCACGTCGGCTTTTTCTGACAATGGGAGAGCTTGCGCGGCTCGAGATATGGGTACCAGAAATTAAAATAGTATATATATTATAATTATTATAGTTATAGGAGAAGCTTAAGTTGAAAAAGACCATCTCGACGATCGATGTGCGTAAACAGCTCGGAGAGATTCTGGACAGAGTTTCGCTTCGCTACGACGAATTCATCATCGAGCGCAAAGGAAAGGCGCTTGCGGCCGTCGTCCCGATAGAGAAGCTCGAGCAGTTAGAGCGAGCCGCACGTGGCCATTTGCTCGCGCTGATGGCGCGACAACCGGGCTCGATCTCACAATCCGAGGCCGATCGGATTGCCAACGAGGCCAAACACGAGAGTCGTCGAGGAACGCTCTGAGCGATGGCTCGCGTCGTCGTCGATGCGAACGTCTACCTGAGCGCGCTGATTCGTCCTCAAGGCCCGCCGGGCCAGATCATCAAACGACTCCTGAGGGAGGGTGCCCACACCGTCATCGTTTCCAAGGACATCCTGGAGGAAGTCCGAAAAGGCCTCGACTATCCAAAGGTGCGCAAAAAGATCGACGCCACCGATGAGGAGTTGGACGCCTGGGTCGAGTCACTGGGCGTTCTCGCTGATGTCGTAAGTGGGGTGCCCGACGTTCGGGTTGTGGAATCGGACCCGGACGACGATCTGTACGTGGCCGCTGCACTCGATGGACGCGCCGACTTTATCGTCTCGGGTGACCGCCACCTCGTGGAGCTGGAGGAGGTGCAAGGCGTTCGCATCGTGACGCCGCGACAATTCCTGGACCTCCTCGACGACTCGACCGAGACTTCGAGCGACAATGACTGAAACAGGGCGGGATGCACTACACGCTTCGTTTCAACTAGTGTCCCTGTAAATTGACGCAAGAGCATCCCTGACGCGCCGCCGGCACCGCATCCTCGGGAGCGAGGAAGACGAGCCGATCGTTGACGAGGAAGTTCAAGAGCGCGCAGGAAGCAATCGACGCGAGGTTCGCCACGAGATAGTGAAGCCCGAGCTCGCCGACGAATAGCCGCATGAACACGACGTTTCCAAGGATGGAGACGAGCCCGCTCGTCAAGTTGAACCGAAGCAGGCGCCGAAGTCGGACGATGCCGCGGAGAAGTCCGCGGTCACGCCACGTCCAGCGTTCGTGCCACAGAAAGTTGTGGAGAATCGCTGATTCGACGGCGACGACCGTGGACAGGAGGTAGTGGACGCCCAGGACGCCTTTCAAGAGCGAGAGCACCGAGAGCTGAACGCTGACGCCGATCCACCCGACGGCGCTGAACTTTATGAAACGGATCAACGACCTTTCCCTGGCTCGCTGACCGGCTCGGCCCGGTAGAGATGCAGCGTGTTGCGCATTACGGAAGCGAGAAGGGTCACGAAGAGACCCACGATCGCGCAGATGCCGC encodes:
- a CDS encoding GtrA family protein, which codes for MIRFIKFSAVGWIGVSVQLSVLSLLKGVLGVHYLLSTVVAVESAILHNFLWHERWTWRDRGLLRGIVRLRRLLRFNLTSGLVSILGNVVFMRLFVGELGLHYLVANLASIASCALLNFLVNDRLVFLAPEDAVPAARQGCSCVNLQGH
- a CDS encoding sulfatase-like hydrolase/transferase, yielding MSQRSRLSAHSQGFYLLCLFGFLTVYNLALKITRVAAHPDVAGTWQVLRSDLLFNLGFATLWVALALRAWRSRLRWPVLVAMHVSCLLYAIITTGAHRYFDATGTVLDFGLVVFAFANFAENRVVMASETPWVQYGLVLGYLCVGPFLLTEAARRGRPPAGTHPSLDLLSLLRRPLGPLGAVLCVLPVISARANLDSPFARDPVVQLIATAPGRDLIPGEGDAAAPRPPIDVELERRDRSRPLNAVVIILESTGASATTLHSPELPTTPFLADLAGRGLVVERAYSTIPHTSKALISILCGIEPRPIRELTEVLPGLVPATCLPELLETEGYRTVFFQSATERFERRGELVANFGYRDFFAGESMDADGFERANYFAYEDAVMLETSRRWLSENGSTRFFATYLTATPHHDYLAPRRYGRLELTEDDEHNRYLNSVRYLDFFVRDLLDQFRELGLLGSTVFIIVGDHGEAFGEHGRRKHDDVLYEEVVRVPFLVLDPRNEQERRVSGPASLLDVLPTLVDALGFDVVDSSYPGESVFRIRDPGRTLYFNCFNHGRCRGQLEGTRKFIHYYDEQADELFDLANDPFERHNLASTESPAIGRLRARLRESWQSVDLMYRRHHRMQIDPFLSEREPPVEKRLGVSFGDRLELVGVDLSTERLRRGESFSVSYHFHVKTRLPKGWRMVVEGEGPTGRESAEVGHEPFDGLYRLRFWKPGSYVTDVQQITVPAEWSSNTFNVFLSFFDKGSESLVDVASHRPSERKRVLVASLAIVD
- a CDS encoding VIT1/CCC1 transporter family protein, yielding MQTSNAMQTFREGLISRYLAPGDSLSEILFGIIMTLTFTLGAGVLVREGPDAARELLAATVGCNVAWGLIDGIMYLGGMRFERARRARLRDAIRGAASAERAARLVAGELDEILEHVTDPSERAALYRRIVRAVQQREPPSARLNREDVFGAVASFWLVFFSSVPAAVPFLFIDNAWVALRVSNAILIGSLFLVGYRWARHTNLPPLRAGLALMIGGMLLVIVAIALGG
- a CDS encoding type II toxin-antitoxin system Phd/YefM family antitoxin produces the protein MKKTISTIDVRKQLGEILDRVSLRYDEFIIERKGKALAAVVPIEKLEQLERAARGHLLALMARQPGSISQSEADRIANEAKHESRRGTL
- a CDS encoding putative toxin-antitoxin system toxin component, PIN family, which produces MARVVVDANVYLSALIRPQGPPGQIIKRLLREGAHTVIVSKDILEEVRKGLDYPKVRKKIDATDEELDAWVESLGVLADVVSGVPDVRVVESDPDDDLYVAAALDGRADFIVSGDRHLVELEEVQGVRIVTPRQFLDLLDDSTETSSDND